From a region of the Vaginimicrobium propionicum genome:
- a CDS encoding TM0106 family RecB-like putative nuclease, translating to MPNENSEFEQKVLATLRRFHDSVDLGDLSYSERLDATRKAVNDARTLIISPAIGSNAETHRCGQPDFLVKDPRHPDANPQYLPVTIKHHRVLERCFNNPDSAASKLDHPTFSSKTMLNNARFRFYKEADLLELAHYWRQLEDLGWAGTNAVGGVIGMDEFREAKGRLTLADKAPNDTVTLGVTWVSLTARKIKTFARTSASNFRFHSALERYDHEFTFRVKVAEVAVAKSTQPELKLMVQPIVIRECETCRWWPSCALELPDDDLSLNIDKSPLDAREISSLRKLGVTTVEDLAQVDMDVLLPRYLPEVEHRTGARERLLLATRRAKMITAGIDLERTTADPIQLPEGRWEVDLDIETSASDQVYLWGFLIHDRDNPRDFGVYRSFSLFTDFSLDAEVDLARRALSWLWHFLEAHPDAKVYHYSDYEVIHINTLTAQMNDSWVPDVPKYMDQHFFDLFKLVRSNFFGAHGLGLKVVANRGAGFNWRDDDPSGLNSQSWFDDAVHSPDPHTRQAAKQRVLEYNEDDVRATLALRQWLRKNPQQAGAGLTERPLPLA from the coding sequence GTGAATTTGAGCAGAAAGTTTTGGCGACTCTCAGACGGTTTCACGACAGTGTTGATTTGGGCGATCTCAGCTATTCTGAGCGGCTTGATGCTACTCGTAAAGCGGTCAACGATGCTAGAACACTAATCATTAGTCCAGCCATCGGATCCAATGCTGAAACTCATCGCTGCGGCCAGCCAGACTTTTTGGTAAAGGATCCACGGCACCCAGACGCCAATCCCCAATATCTGCCGGTAACCATCAAACACCACCGAGTTTTAGAGCGGTGCTTTAATAATCCTGATTCTGCCGCCAGCAAGCTAGATCACCCAACCTTTAGTTCAAAAACTATGCTTAATAACGCCAGATTCCGCTTCTACAAGGAGGCAGATCTGTTGGAGCTCGCCCACTATTGGCGCCAGCTTGAAGATTTGGGCTGGGCTGGCACTAACGCGGTCGGCGGCGTCATCGGCATGGACGAATTTCGTGAGGCAAAAGGACGACTAACCCTGGCGGATAAGGCGCCAAATGACACCGTGACGCTTGGAGTTACCTGGGTCTCGCTTACCGCACGAAAAATAAAGACTTTCGCTCGCACCTCGGCGTCCAATTTCCGCTTTCACAGCGCACTGGAACGCTACGACCACGAATTTACTTTTCGAGTAAAGGTTGCAGAAGTAGCAGTTGCTAAAAGCACGCAGCCCGAACTGAAACTGATGGTTCAGCCAATCGTCATTCGTGAATGTGAAACCTGCAGATGGTGGCCGAGTTGTGCTCTTGAGCTGCCAGATGATGACCTCAGCCTAAATATAGACAAGTCCCCATTGGACGCTAGAGAAATCTCGTCCTTGCGCAAACTGGGCGTAACTACCGTCGAAGATTTGGCTCAAGTAGATATGGATGTGCTGCTCCCCCGTTATCTGCCAGAGGTAGAACACCGAACAGGCGCGCGTGAGAGGCTGTTGTTAGCTACCAGACGTGCGAAAATGATTACTGCCGGCATCGATTTAGAACGCACTACTGCTGATCCAATTCAGTTGCCGGAGGGACGTTGGGAAGTCGATTTAGACATCGAGACCTCAGCCAGCGACCAGGTTTATCTTTGGGGGTTCCTGATTCACGATCGCGACAACCCTAGAGACTTCGGTGTTTATCGCTCATTCAGTTTATTTACAGATTTCAGTTTGGACGCCGAAGTAGATTTAGCGCGCCGAGCTCTGTCTTGGCTGTGGCACTTCTTGGAAGCCCACCCAGACGCCAAGGTGTACCACTATTCCGATTATGAGGTCATCCACATCAATACATTGACTGCACAAATGAACGATAGCTGGGTGCCTGATGTGCCTAAATATATGGATCAGCATTTTTTTGATCTGTTTAAGCTGGTACGCAGTAATTTCTTCGGCGCCCACGGATTAGGCCTTAAAGTTGTCGCCAATCGCGGTGCCGGATTTAATTGGCGAGACGATGACCCCAGCGGGTTGAACTCTCAAAGCTGGTTTGATGATGCCGTACACTCGCCTGACCCGCATACCCGCCAGGCCGCCAAACAGCGCGTCTTGGAATATAACGAGGACGATGTGCGCGCCACTTTGGCATTGCGTCAATGGCTTAGGAAAAACCCACAGCAAGCTGGCGCGGGATTAACTGAAAGGCCGCTGCCACTAGCCTGA